From the genome of Spinacia oleracea cultivar Varoflay chromosome 2, BTI_SOV_V1, whole genome shotgun sequence, one region includes:
- the LOC110782070 gene encoding heterogeneous nuclear ribonucleoprotein 1 — MASKFKNDGPHGDGASPGKIFIGGLPKDTTNTIFIKHFGKYGEITDSVIMKDRYSGQPRGFGFITYADPSVVDQVMEDTHIINGKQVEIKRTIPKGAAQSKDFKTKKIFVGGIPSSVSEDELRSFFSQFGTVAEHQIIRDHETNRSRGFGFVVFDNEDVVDSLLTKGNMIDMEGTQVEIKKAEPKKPTNNPVASTYGSNTRTRSYGDGNAGYGAPYGAFDGGYGAGNNYNRMSGGVAGRLGYGSYGSAGEYGRGYGSFGGNSLGAYGGESSLGYSSRFGPYGAGFSGAYSGGSLSGYGGSEGYGSYGASGYGGSYDPSASAGYGGASGFYGGKGGYSGGNSRYHPYAR, encoded by the exons ATGGCCTCCAAATTCAAGAACGATGGTCCCCACGGCGATGGAGCCAGCCCTGG GAAGATATTCATCGGTGGGCTTCCCAAAGATACCACTAACA CTATATTTATCAAGCACTTTGGGAAGTATGGTGAGATTACAGACTCGGTTATTATGAAAGACCGTTACAGTGGGCAGCCAAGGGGTTTTGGATTCATCACTTATGCGGACCCTTCAGTTGTTGACCAAGTTATGGAGGATACTCATATCATAAACGGGAAACAG GTCGAGATTAAGCGTACTATACCCAAAGGTGCTGCCCAGTCAAAGGATTTCAAGACGAAAAAGATATTCGTTGGAGGCATTCCTTCGAGCGTCTCAGAAG ATGAACTCAGAAGCTTTTTCTCCCAGTTTGGAACGGTGGCTGAGCACCAAATTATACGTGACCATGAGACAAATCGTTCTCGTGGGTTTGGATTTGTTGTATTTGACAATGAAGATGTGGTCGACAGCTTACTCACCAAGGGCAATATGATTGACATGGAGGGTACTCAG GTGGAGATCAAGAAGGCTGAACCAAAGAAACCCACTAACAATCCTGTAGCTTCTACTTATGGTAGCAATACTAGGACCCGTTCTTATGGGGATGGTAATGCTGGTTATGGAGCCCCCTATGGGGCTTTTGATGGTGGGTATGGTGCAGGTAATAACTATAATAGGATGTCCGGAGGTGTTGCTGGTAGACTTGGGTATGGAAGCTATGGTAGTGCAGGGGAATATGGTAGAGGTTATGGTTCTTTTGGAGGTAATAGTTTAGGGGCCTATGGGGGAGAGTCATCCCTTGGGTACTCTAGCCGATTCGGTCCGTATGGTGCAGGTTTTAGTGGTGCTTATTCAGGAGGCAGTTTAAGTGGATATGGCGGAAGTGAAGGTTATGGTAGCTATGGAGCTTCAGGCTATGGCGGCAGTTATGATCCCAGCGCTAGTGCTGGTTATGGTGGAGCTAGTGGGTTCTACGGTGGTAAGGGAGGCTATAGTGGTGGCAATAGTCGGTATCATCCTTATGCACGGTAG